One region of Oryza glaberrima chromosome 7, OglaRS2, whole genome shotgun sequence genomic DNA includes:
- the LOC127779143 gene encoding rho GTPase-activating protein 7-like isoform X1 yields the protein MAAATAPVAGAAERQQQQQQRGGAASASGNAVFKSGPLFISSKGIGWKSWKKRWFILTRTSLVFFKSDPNTLPQRGGEVNVTLGGIDLNNSGSVVVREDKKLLTVLFPDGRDGRAFTLKAETSEDLFEWKTALEEALAQAPNAALVMGHNGIFRNDTTDPYEGAVPNWREKRPIKSLVVGRPILLALEDIDGSPSFLEKALRFLERHGIKVEGILRQAADVEEVDKRMQEYEQGRTEFAQDEDAHVIGDCVKHVLRELPSSPVPASCCTALLEAFRLESKESRINSMRAAISETFPEPNRRLLQRILRMMHTVASHTAENRMTASAVAACMAPLLLRPLLAGECEMEDDLDMNGDSSAQLIAAANAANSAQGIVTTLLEEYEGIFYDEHLRCSLSPDSQIEDSGSEESTDDETVDIKDSGFHDAENDADQELDDSERILSGKLSETSACTAGDLYDYKVADDDDSDGEPSTEDKALETKVDVNDAQHSHLAENVSVNVQRSPNEKDPPNMVSSQDSPLSMGDILSSLDAGISLPGPGPEYSVDRQSIKSNGTQMHVKRSNFWGRNNGRKSQQSELADSSGEEELAIQRLEITKNDLQIRIAKEARGNAILQASLERRKQALHERRLALEQDVSRLQEQLQAERDLRAALEVGLSMSSAQISSSRSMDSKTKAELEEIALAEADVARLKQKVAELHLQLNQQRQHQYGSLADANDRYQHLPNHLPQNFVQSGFDMNLAFCNQEKKQRNEQGPAGASHWRSIKQHVLPHGSSRPFSRKHSMDASSSDSREASTSMPADGNSMSVNIPKATEGVEYGRQAPVASSTLVELTTRLDFFKERRSQLMEQLHSLDLGNGSANHGFPYKSSSPWNSPR from the exons AtggctgcggcgacggcgccggtggcgggtgcggcggagcggcagcaacagcagcagcagcgcggcggggcggcgtcggcgagcggcAACGCG GTGTTTAAGAGTGGCCCTCTCTTCATATCATCCAAAG GAATTGGATGGAAATCATGGAAAAAGCGTTGGTTCATCCTCACTCGAACATCACTTGTTTTCTTCAAGAGCGACCCT AATACCTTGCCCCAGAGAGGTGGTGAAGTGAATGTTACTTTGGGGGGAATTGACTTGAACAATTCTGGGAG TGTAGTGGTCAGGGAAGACAAGAAATTGTTAACTGTCCTTTTTCCAGATGGTCGTGACGGCCGTGCTTTTACCTTGAAG GCAGAGACATCGGAAGATTTATTTGAGTGGAAAACAGCATTGGAAGAAGCTCTTGCACAGGCCCCAAATGCAGCTCTTGTGATGGGACATAATGGGATATTTCGTAATGACACAACAGATCCATATGAAGGAGCTGTTCCAAACT GGCGAGAGAAGAGGCCTATCAAATCATTGGTTGTTGGTAGGCCGATTCTTCTTGCACTGGAAGATATTGATGGCAGCCCTTCTTTCCTAGAAAAAGCTTTGCGTTTTCTTGAGAGACATG GAATAAAGGTGGAGGGAATTTTGCGCCAGGCTGCAGATGTGGAAGAGGTTGACAAAAGAATGCAAGAATATGAGCAAG GAAGGACGGAGTTTGCACAGGATGAGGATGCTCATGTTATTGGTGACTGTGTAAAG CATGTTCTACGTGAACTACCTTCTTCTCCAGTACCTGCTTCCTGCTGCACAGCCTTATTGGAAGCTTTTC GTCTGGAGAGCAAGGAATCTCGGATAAATTCTATGCGTGCGGCAATATCTGAGACATTTCCTGAGCCTAATAGGCGGCTGCTACAGAG AATTTTGAGAATGATGCACACTGTTGCTTCTCATACTGCTGAGAATCGAATGACTGCATCAGCAGTTGCTGCCTGTATGGCTCCTCTCTTGTTGCGGCCACTTCTGGCTGGTGAGTGTGAGATGGAAGATGACTTGGACATGAATGGTGACAGTTCTGCCCAGCTCATTGCTGCAGCAAATGCTGCCAACAGTGCTCAAGGCATTGTCACTACTCTCTTGGAGGAATATGAGGGTATTTTTTAT GATGAGCACCTGAGGTGTTCCCTATCACCTGATTCTCAAATTGAAGATAGTGGAAGTGAAGAGTCAACAGATGATGAAACTGTGGATATCAAGGACAGTGGATTTCATGATGCAGAGAATGATGCAGATCAAGAATTAGATGACTCTGAGCGCATATTGAGTGGAAAATTAAGTGAAACCAGTGCATGTACTGCTGGTGACCTCTATGACTACAAG gtagctgatgatgatgattcagaCGGTGAACCTTCTACAGAAGATAAGGCTTTGGAAACAAAGGTGGATGTAAATGATGCCCAGCATAGTCATTTAGCTGAAAATGTTTCAGTGAATGTCCAGAGATCACCGAATGAAAAAGATCCACCAAATATGGTGTCCAGTCAGGATTCCCCGTTGTCGATGGGAGATATTCTTTCTTCTTTGGATGCTGGAATTTCCTTACCTGGTCCTGGACCTGAATATTCTGTAGACAGGCAGTCCATCAAATCCAATGGAACTCAGATGCATGTGAAGCGCTCCAACTTTTGGGGACGGAACAAT ggaagaaaaagtcaacagtcaGAATTGGCTGATTCATCAGGTGAAGAAGA GCTTGCTATCCAAAGACTGGAGATCACAAAGAATGACCTCCAGATCAGAATCGCGAAAGAG GCTAGAGGAAATGCAATCTTACAAGCAAGTTtggaaagaagaaaacaagcacTACATGAGCGCCGTTTGGCTCTGGAGCAGGAT GTTTCAAGGTTGCAAGAGCAGCTACAAGCTGAAAGAGATCTTAGAGCTGCATTGGAGGTTGGATTAAGCATGTCTTCTGCACAGATTTCTAGTTCACGTTCTATGGATTCAAAG ACGAAGGCAGAGCTTGAGGAGATCGCTCTTGCGGAGGCTGATGTTGCAAGGTTAAAGCAGAAGGTTGCGGAGCTCCATCTCCAACTCAACCAGCAGCGTCAACATCAGTATGGCTCTTTGGCAGATGCAAATGATCGTTATCAACATCTTCCAAACCATCTCCCACA GAACTTTGTTCAATCAGGTTTTGATATGAACCTCGCTTTCTGTAATCAGGAGAAGAAGCAAAGGAATGAG CAGGGCCCCGCAGGTGCATCGCATTGGAGAAGCATCAAGCAGCACGTGCTACCTCATGGTTCTTCAAGGCCCTTCTCCCGCAAGCACTCCATGGACGCCTCGTCGAGCGATTCGAGGGAGGCATCAACGAGCATGCCAGCGGATGGCAATTCCATGTCCGTGAACATCCCAAAGGCAACCGAG GGCGTCGAGTACGGGAGGCAAGCTCCCGTGGCATCGTCCACTCTGGTCGAATTGACGACCAGGCTAGATTTCTTCAAAGAACGAAGGTCACAATTAATGGAGCAACTCCACAGCCTGGATTTAGGAAATGGATCAGCTAATCATGGTTTCCCATACAAGTCTTCGTCACCTTGGAACAGTCCAAGGTAG
- the LOC127779143 gene encoding rho GTPase-activating protein 7-like isoform X2, producing MAAATAPVAGAAERQQQQQQRGGAASASGNAVFKSGPLFISSKGIGWKSWKKRWFILTRTSLVFFKSDPNTLPQRGGEVNVTLGGIDLNNSGSVVVREDKKLLTVLFPDGRDGRAFTLKAETSEDLFEWKTALEEALAQAPNAALVMGHNGIFRNDTTDPYEGAVPNWREKRPIKSLVVGRPILLALEDIDGSPSFLEKALRFLERHGIKVEGILRQAADVEEVDKRMQEYEQGRTEFAQDEDAHVIGDCVKHVLRELPSSPVPASCCTALLEAFRLESKESRINSMRAAISETFPEPNRRLLQRILRMMHTVASHTAENRMTASAVAACMAPLLLRPLLAGECEMEDDLDMNGDSSAQLIAAANAANSAQGIVTTLLEEYEGIFYDEHLRCSLSPDSQIEDSGSEESTDDETVDIKDSGFHDAENDADQELDDSERILSGKLSETSACTAGDLYDYKVADDDDSDGEPSTEDKALETKVDVNDAQHSHLAENVSVNVQRSPNEKDPPNMVSSQDSPLSMGDILSSLDAGISLPGPGPEYSVDRQSIKSNGTQMHVKRSNFWGRNNGRKSQQSELADSSGEEELAIQRLEITKNDLQIRIAKEARGNAILQASLERRKQALHERRLALEQDVSRLQEQLQAERDLRAALEVGLSMSSAQISSSRSMDSKTKAELEEIALAEADVARLKQKVAELHLQLNQQRQHQYGSLADANDRYQHLPNHLPQNFVQSGFDMNLAFCNQEKKQRNEGPAGASHWRSIKQHVLPHGSSRPFSRKHSMDASSSDSREASTSMPADGNSMSVNIPKATEGVEYGRQAPVASSTLVELTTRLDFFKERRSQLMEQLHSLDLGNGSANHGFPYKSSSPWNSPR from the exons AtggctgcggcgacggcgccggtggcgggtgcggcggagcggcagcaacagcagcagcagcgcggcggggcggcgtcggcgagcggcAACGCG GTGTTTAAGAGTGGCCCTCTCTTCATATCATCCAAAG GAATTGGATGGAAATCATGGAAAAAGCGTTGGTTCATCCTCACTCGAACATCACTTGTTTTCTTCAAGAGCGACCCT AATACCTTGCCCCAGAGAGGTGGTGAAGTGAATGTTACTTTGGGGGGAATTGACTTGAACAATTCTGGGAG TGTAGTGGTCAGGGAAGACAAGAAATTGTTAACTGTCCTTTTTCCAGATGGTCGTGACGGCCGTGCTTTTACCTTGAAG GCAGAGACATCGGAAGATTTATTTGAGTGGAAAACAGCATTGGAAGAAGCTCTTGCACAGGCCCCAAATGCAGCTCTTGTGATGGGACATAATGGGATATTTCGTAATGACACAACAGATCCATATGAAGGAGCTGTTCCAAACT GGCGAGAGAAGAGGCCTATCAAATCATTGGTTGTTGGTAGGCCGATTCTTCTTGCACTGGAAGATATTGATGGCAGCCCTTCTTTCCTAGAAAAAGCTTTGCGTTTTCTTGAGAGACATG GAATAAAGGTGGAGGGAATTTTGCGCCAGGCTGCAGATGTGGAAGAGGTTGACAAAAGAATGCAAGAATATGAGCAAG GAAGGACGGAGTTTGCACAGGATGAGGATGCTCATGTTATTGGTGACTGTGTAAAG CATGTTCTACGTGAACTACCTTCTTCTCCAGTACCTGCTTCCTGCTGCACAGCCTTATTGGAAGCTTTTC GTCTGGAGAGCAAGGAATCTCGGATAAATTCTATGCGTGCGGCAATATCTGAGACATTTCCTGAGCCTAATAGGCGGCTGCTACAGAG AATTTTGAGAATGATGCACACTGTTGCTTCTCATACTGCTGAGAATCGAATGACTGCATCAGCAGTTGCTGCCTGTATGGCTCCTCTCTTGTTGCGGCCACTTCTGGCTGGTGAGTGTGAGATGGAAGATGACTTGGACATGAATGGTGACAGTTCTGCCCAGCTCATTGCTGCAGCAAATGCTGCCAACAGTGCTCAAGGCATTGTCACTACTCTCTTGGAGGAATATGAGGGTATTTTTTAT GATGAGCACCTGAGGTGTTCCCTATCACCTGATTCTCAAATTGAAGATAGTGGAAGTGAAGAGTCAACAGATGATGAAACTGTGGATATCAAGGACAGTGGATTTCATGATGCAGAGAATGATGCAGATCAAGAATTAGATGACTCTGAGCGCATATTGAGTGGAAAATTAAGTGAAACCAGTGCATGTACTGCTGGTGACCTCTATGACTACAAG gtagctgatgatgatgattcagaCGGTGAACCTTCTACAGAAGATAAGGCTTTGGAAACAAAGGTGGATGTAAATGATGCCCAGCATAGTCATTTAGCTGAAAATGTTTCAGTGAATGTCCAGAGATCACCGAATGAAAAAGATCCACCAAATATGGTGTCCAGTCAGGATTCCCCGTTGTCGATGGGAGATATTCTTTCTTCTTTGGATGCTGGAATTTCCTTACCTGGTCCTGGACCTGAATATTCTGTAGACAGGCAGTCCATCAAATCCAATGGAACTCAGATGCATGTGAAGCGCTCCAACTTTTGGGGACGGAACAAT ggaagaaaaagtcaacagtcaGAATTGGCTGATTCATCAGGTGAAGAAGA GCTTGCTATCCAAAGACTGGAGATCACAAAGAATGACCTCCAGATCAGAATCGCGAAAGAG GCTAGAGGAAATGCAATCTTACAAGCAAGTTtggaaagaagaaaacaagcacTACATGAGCGCCGTTTGGCTCTGGAGCAGGAT GTTTCAAGGTTGCAAGAGCAGCTACAAGCTGAAAGAGATCTTAGAGCTGCATTGGAGGTTGGATTAAGCATGTCTTCTGCACAGATTTCTAGTTCACGTTCTATGGATTCAAAG ACGAAGGCAGAGCTTGAGGAGATCGCTCTTGCGGAGGCTGATGTTGCAAGGTTAAAGCAGAAGGTTGCGGAGCTCCATCTCCAACTCAACCAGCAGCGTCAACATCAGTATGGCTCTTTGGCAGATGCAAATGATCGTTATCAACATCTTCCAAACCATCTCCCACA GAACTTTGTTCAATCAGGTTTTGATATGAACCTCGCTTTCTGTAATCAGGAGAAGAAGCAAAGGAATGAG GGCCCCGCAGGTGCATCGCATTGGAGAAGCATCAAGCAGCACGTGCTACCTCATGGTTCTTCAAGGCCCTTCTCCCGCAAGCACTCCATGGACGCCTCGTCGAGCGATTCGAGGGAGGCATCAACGAGCATGCCAGCGGATGGCAATTCCATGTCCGTGAACATCCCAAAGGCAACCGAG GGCGTCGAGTACGGGAGGCAAGCTCCCGTGGCATCGTCCACTCTGGTCGAATTGACGACCAGGCTAGATTTCTTCAAAGAACGAAGGTCACAATTAATGGAGCAACTCCACAGCCTGGATTTAGGAAATGGATCAGCTAATCATGGTTTCCCATACAAGTCTTCGTCACCTTGGAACAGTCCAAGGTAG